In Haloplanus rubicundus, one DNA window encodes the following:
- a CDS encoding helix-turn-helix domain-containing protein, with protein sequence MSDTDTDAPDIEELVGVEEPGFQHVLSCVFGIQDHESRTYLVLLDNPGSTVAELAEDLDRDRSNVNRSLTTLLEKGLADRERRLLDPGGYVYQYTATPLPEAKELMHRTLDAWVEQVHEAIEGFGAE encoded by the coding sequence ATGTCAGACACCGACACCGACGCGCCCGACATCGAGGAGCTCGTCGGCGTCGAGGAACCGGGATTCCAGCACGTTCTCTCCTGTGTCTTCGGGATTCAGGACCACGAGAGCCGAACGTACCTCGTCCTCCTCGACAACCCCGGAAGCACGGTCGCCGAACTCGCGGAGGACCTCGACCGCGACCGGAGCAACGTCAACCGGTCGCTCACGACGCTGCTGGAGAAGGGGTTGGCCGACCGGGAACGCCGGCTGCTCGACCCCGGCGGCTACGTCTACCAGTACACCGCGACGCCGCTCCCCGAGGCCAAGGAGCTGATGCATCGCACCCTCGACGCGTGGGTCGAGCAGGTTCACGAGGCCATCGAGGGCTTCGGTGCGGAGTGA